A part of Miscanthus floridulus cultivar M001 chromosome 6, ASM1932011v1, whole genome shotgun sequence genomic DNA contains:
- the LOC136461637 gene encoding large ribosomal subunit protein eL20z-like isoform X1 — translation MPTSQRARHRPNRRRRSCAGVRASGTHGHTGRTRQAWCVVTCLPTPRLRMRSDHPRLAALFSHWLWACARDYEAGVRGHSHDRLPCCGIGFGWFLFIIGFFLGAIPWYIGALLLWCSRVDYREKPGYVACTVAAILATIAVIIGAAAGTHVFLF, via the exons ATGCCGACCAGCCAACGGGCCAGGCACAGGCccaacagaagaagaagaagctgcgCAGGTGTCAGGGCAAGTGGTACACACGGGCACACGGGCCGCACGCGGCAGGCCTGGTGTGTCGTCACGTGCCTGCCGACGCCGCGGCTGCGAATGCGATCGGATCATCCACGTCTCGCGGCGTTATTCAGCCACTGGTTGTGGGCCTGTG CTCGAGATTACGAAGCAGGTGTGCGGGGACACAGCCATGATCGACTTCCCTGTTGCGGCATTGGTTTTGGCTGGTTCCT GTTCATAATCGGTTTCTTTCTTGGTGCCATTCCCTGGTACATTGGAGCCCTTCTGCTGTGGTGTTCCAGAGTTGATTACAGGGAGAAACCGGGCTATGTCGCATGCACAGTAGCG GCTATCCTCGCTACCATTGCTGTTATCATTGGGGCGGCAGCTGGAACtcatgtttttttattttag
- the LOC136461637 gene encoding large ribosomal subunit protein eL20z-like isoform X2, with protein sequence MSGEEADSSQPHQGGVYGAFQGPPSYPPPRPPPVGFPQPAPPPGLSAHHRGGYQSVPARDYEAGVRGHSHDRLPCCGIGFGWFLFIIGFFLGAIPWYIGALLLWCSRVDYREKPGYVACTVAAILATIAVIIGAAAGTHVFLF encoded by the exons atgagcgGGGAGGAGGCCGACAGCTCCCAGCCCCACCAGGGAGGCGTATACGGCGCCTTCCAGGGGCCGCCCAGCTACCCTcccccgcgcccgccgcccgtCGGCTTTCCACAGCCCGCCCCGCCGCCGGGCCTCTCCGCCCACCACCGCGGCGGCTACCAGTCCGTTCCCG CTCGAGATTACGAAGCAGGTGTGCGGGGACACAGCCATGATCGACTTCCCTGTTGCGGCATTGGTTTTGGCTGGTTCCT GTTCATAATCGGTTTCTTTCTTGGTGCCATTCCCTGGTACATTGGAGCCCTTCTGCTGTGGTGTTCCAGAGTTGATTACAGGGAGAAACCGGGCTATGTCGCATGCACAGTAGCG GCTATCCTCGCTACCATTGCTGTTATCATTGGGGCGGCAGCTGGAACtcatgtttttttattttag
- the LOC136461637 gene encoding uncharacterized protein isoform X3 has product MPTSQRARHRPNRRRRSCAGVRASGTHGHTGRTRQAWCVVTCLPTPRLRMRSDHPRLAALFSHWLWACARDYEAGVRGHSHDRLPCCGIGFGWFLFIIGFFLGAIPWYIGALLLWCSRVDYREKPGYVACTVALELIYEL; this is encoded by the exons ATGCCGACCAGCCAACGGGCCAGGCACAGGCccaacagaagaagaagaagctgcgCAGGTGTCAGGGCAAGTGGTACACACGGGCACACGGGCCGCACGCGGCAGGCCTGGTGTGTCGTCACGTGCCTGCCGACGCCGCGGCTGCGAATGCGATCGGATCATCCACGTCTCGCGGCGTTATTCAGCCACTGGTTGTGGGCCTGTG CTCGAGATTACGAAGCAGGTGTGCGGGGACACAGCCATGATCGACTTCCCTGTTGCGGCATTGGTTTTGGCTGGTTCCT GTTCATAATCGGTTTCTTTCTTGGTGCCATTCCCTGGTACATTGGAGCCCTTCTGCTGTGGTGTTCCAGAGTTGATTACAGGGAGAAACCGGGCTATGTCGCATGCACAGTAGCG CTAGAGCTCATCTATGAATTATGA
- the LOC136460200 gene encoding uncharacterized protein, producing MAVPNYTYLKLKMPSPQGVITVGTSFQWTYECEVECCGHATAIVTSRELTALKEEIIEEALDVKKSTGSFESAEGSEEVLIDPSSSESKMVRIGTMLSSK from the coding sequence atggccgtccccaactacacatacctcaagctgaagatgccgagcCCAcaaggggtcatcaccgtcggcacctccttccagtggacctacgagtgcgaagtcgagtgcTGCGGCCACGCCACAGCAATCGTCACCTCCAGGGAACtcaccgccctcaaggaggagatcATCGAAGAAGCGCTCGACGTGAAGAAATCAActgggtcgttcgaatcggcagagggctccgaggaggtcctcatagaccccagcagctccgagagtaaaatggtgcgcattggtaccatgctctCCTCTAAATAG